The Devosia sp. A16 genome includes a window with the following:
- the infB gene encoding translation initiation factor IF-2 → MADNDDKREDSGAGGKKTLSLKGGPSVGARPNVARSSRNTVVVEKRTRFVPPGSPGAHTPHTPRPPQGAAPSQGSGRPASSGAPSGNRPYQSNQGRPPLRSGIQPRPGGGLSATEADARARALREAAGRQAEDEARARAEEARRAEEDARRRALREEAQRAEEAKARAAEAERALEEVAEVSTVSREPRVSPARRAAETAPQRRPSAPVAELPPTPPSEADGRKTRSAPAARPLVNATELENARRGGAARVATPERPTRRAGEEAFARGRLTVTNAGSESDRDKGPSLAAMRRRRDKKMGRNQQTAPKLSREVTIPEAITVQELANRMSERAVDVIKILMQQGQMVKINDILDADTAELIATELGHTVKRVSDADVEEGLFDIPADDKAEDLTNRAPVVTIMGHVDHGKTSLLDAIRETNVVSGEAGGITQHIGAYQVEKNGQKITFLDTPGHEAFTAMRARGAQATDIAVLVVAADDGVMPQTIESIKHAKAAGVPIIVAINKMDKPSANPQRVRTELLQHEVFVESMGGDVLDVEVSAVTKAGLDKLLETILLQAEVLELKVARDGRAEGLVIEAKLDRGRGAVATVLVQRGTLGIGDIVVAGTEFARVRALINDKGEQVKEAGPSIPVEVLGFTGVPSAGDRFSVVETEARAREVTEYRQRLIREKTAGGGATSLEQMMNQLKASGIAKFPLIIKGDVQGSVEAINASLNKLSTEEVSAQILMSGVGAITESDVTLASASNAIIIGFNVRANKQASDLATREGIEIRYYNIIYDLVDDVKAAMSGLLKPERRETFIGYAEILEVFSITKVGKVAGCRVTEGIVERGAGVRLLRDNVVIHEGKLKTLKRFKDEVKEVPVGQECGMAFENYEDIRAGDVIECFRVEQVTRSL, encoded by the coding sequence ATGGCTGATAACGACGACAAGCGCGAAGATTCTGGTGCCGGCGGCAAGAAGACGCTGTCATTGAAGGGAGGCCCCAGCGTGGGGGCACGCCCCAATGTGGCACGTTCGTCGCGGAACACCGTGGTCGTCGAGAAGCGCACCCGGTTCGTGCCGCCGGGCTCGCCCGGCGCCCATACGCCGCACACTCCGCGCCCGCCGCAGGGCGCTGCGCCGTCACAGGGCTCGGGCCGTCCCGCCTCGTCGGGCGCCCCCTCGGGCAATCGGCCCTACCAGTCCAACCAGGGCCGGCCGCCGCTGCGCTCGGGCATTCAGCCGCGTCCGGGTGGTGGGCTGAGCGCTACCGAGGCGGACGCCCGCGCCCGTGCCTTGCGTGAGGCCGCCGGCCGCCAGGCCGAGGACGAAGCCCGCGCCCGCGCCGAGGAAGCTCGCCGCGCCGAGGAAGATGCTCGCCGTCGCGCCCTGCGCGAAGAGGCGCAGCGCGCCGAGGAAGCCAAGGCGCGTGCCGCCGAAGCCGAGCGCGCGCTGGAAGAAGTGGCCGAGGTCTCGACCGTGTCGCGCGAACCGCGCGTCTCGCCGGCTCGCCGTGCCGCGGAAACCGCGCCGCAGCGCCGTCCGTCGGCACCCGTTGCCGAGTTGCCGCCGACCCCGCCGTCCGAGGCCGATGGCCGCAAGACCCGCAGCGCGCCGGCGGCGCGTCCGCTGGTCAATGCCACCGAACTCGAGAATGCCCGCCGCGGCGGCGCCGCGCGCGTCGCTACGCCGGAGCGTCCGACCCGCCGCGCCGGTGAAGAAGCCTTCGCTCGCGGCCGCCTGACCGTCACCAATGCCGGCTCCGAGTCCGATCGCGACAAGGGCCCGTCGCTGGCCGCCATGCGTCGCCGTCGCGACAAGAAGATGGGGCGCAACCAGCAGACCGCGCCCAAGCTCAGCCGCGAAGTGACCATTCCGGAGGCGATCACCGTCCAGGAACTGGCCAACCGCATGTCCGAGCGGGCCGTCGACGTCATCAAGATCCTGATGCAGCAGGGTCAGATGGTGAAGATCAACGACATCCTCGACGCCGATACCGCCGAGCTGATCGCCACCGAACTCGGCCACACCGTCAAGCGCGTCTCCGACGCCGACGTGGAAGAGGGCCTGTTCGACATCCCGGCCGACGACAAGGCCGAGGACCTGACCAACCGCGCGCCGGTGGTGACCATCATGGGTCACGTCGACCACGGCAAGACCTCGCTGCTGGACGCCATCCGCGAGACCAATGTGGTCTCCGGTGAAGCCGGCGGCATCACCCAGCATATCGGTGCCTACCAGGTCGAAAAGAACGGCCAGAAGATCACCTTCCTCGACACTCCGGGCCACGAGGCGTTCACCGCCATGCGTGCCCGTGGCGCCCAGGCGACCGATATCGCGGTGCTGGTGGTGGCGGCCGACGACGGCGTCATGCCGCAGACCATCGAATCCATCAAGCACGCCAAGGCGGCCGGGGTTCCGATCATCGTCGCCATCAACAAGATGGACAAGCCGAGTGCCAATCCGCAGCGCGTTCGCACCGAACTGCTGCAGCACGAGGTGTTTGTCGAATCGATGGGCGGCGACGTCCTCGACGTGGAAGTCTCGGCGGTCACCAAGGCCGGCCTCGACAAGCTGCTCGAGACCATCCTGCTGCAGGCCGAAGTGCTCGAGCTCAAGGTGGCCCGCGATGGGCGCGCCGAGGGCCTCGTCATCGAAGCCAAGCTCGATCGCGGCCGCGGCGCGGTGGCGACCGTGCTGGTGCAGCGCGGGACCCTGGGCATCGGCGACATCGTCGTCGCCGGCACCGAGTTCGCTCGTGTCCGTGCCCTGATCAACGACAAGGGCGAGCAGGTGAAGGAAGCCGGCCCGTCCATTCCGGTGGAAGTGCTTGGCTTTACCGGCGTGCCGTCGGCCGGCGACCGCTTCTCGGTGGTCGAGACCGAAGCCCGGGCCCGTGAAGTCACCGAGTACCGTCAGCGCCTGATCCGCGAGAAGACCGCGGGCGGCGGCGCCACCAGCCTCGAGCAGATGATGAATCAGCTCAAGGCCTCGGGCATCGCCAAGTTCCCGCTGATCATCAAGGGTGACGTGCAGGGCTCGGTCGAAGCCATCAACGCTTCGCTCAACAAGCTCTCGACCGAGGAAGTCTCGGCGCAGATCCTGATGAGCGGTGTGGGCGCCATCACCGAATCCGACGTGACGCTGGCCTCGGCATCGAACGCCATCATCATCGGCTTCAACGTCCGCGCCAACAAGCAGGCCAGCGATCTCGCCACCCGTGAGGGCATCGAAATCCGCTACTACAACATCATCTACGACCTCGTGGATGACGTGAAGGCGGCGATGTCTGGCCTGTTGAAGCCGGAGCGTCGCGAGACCTTCATCGGCTACGCCGAGATCCTCGAAGTGTTCTCGATCACCAAGGTCGGCAAGGTCGCCGGCTGCCGCGTGACCGAGGGTATCGTCGAGCGTGGTGCGGGCGTGCGCCTGTTGCGCGACAACGTCGTGATCCACGAAGGCAAGCTCAAGACGCTCAAGCGCTTCAAGGACGAAGTCAAGGAAGTGCCGGTCGGCCAGGAATGCGGCATGGCCTTCGAGAACTACGAAGACATCCGCGCCGGCGACGTCATCGAATGCTTCCGCGTCGAGCAGGTCACCCGGTCGCTGTAA
- a CDS encoding IS110 family transposase yields MIASPDYVSVDVSKQHLDLAMAETPVLRIPNTQAGVRRLIVRLGTLRRPHVVCEATGSYTRLMARELAEHGIALSKVNPRRVRDLARADGQMAKTDAIDAQAILRFARLMQPQPDPHDPYALELTDLVRRRRQMVDMLAMEKQRSEHPEGQTIKASIKAHIDFLSTQIAAIDKQITEHIAQHAGLHRRAELLASIPGIGRVTAAVLIAEMPELGSIGNKQAAALAGVAPFVHDSGQMRGQAHIAGGRLSVRCALYMATNLSHPRQPTHQNLLSKAPQPRQTSKACHRRRHAEAAHHRKRHPRKRRTLDPKPRLTSNTVAQGGGEPNLPELPVSPSRAAA; encoded by the coding sequence ATGATCGCTTCCCCCGACTATGTCAGCGTCGACGTATCCAAGCAGCACCTGGACCTGGCCATGGCCGAGACCCCGGTGCTTCGTATTCCCAATACCCAGGCAGGGGTTCGCCGCCTGATCGTGCGGCTCGGGACGCTGAGGCGGCCGCACGTGGTGTGTGAAGCCACTGGCAGCTATACCCGACTGATGGCTCGCGAACTGGCCGAACACGGCATTGCCCTGAGCAAGGTCAACCCACGCCGGGTGAGGGATCTGGCCCGTGCCGACGGGCAGATGGCCAAGACCGATGCGATTGACGCGCAGGCCATCCTGCGCTTCGCTCGCCTCATGCAGCCACAGCCCGATCCGCACGATCCCTATGCCCTGGAGCTGACCGACCTGGTACGTCGGCGTCGGCAGATGGTGGACATGCTGGCCATGGAGAAGCAGCGCAGCGAGCACCCCGAGGGCCAGACGATCAAGGCCAGCATCAAGGCCCATATCGACTTCCTGAGTACTCAGATCGCCGCCATCGACAAGCAGATCACCGAGCACATCGCGCAGCATGCCGGCCTGCACCGCCGGGCCGAACTGCTGGCCTCCATTCCCGGCATCGGCCGGGTCACGGCAGCCGTACTCATCGCCGAGATGCCCGAGTTGGGCAGCATCGGTAACAAGCAGGCAGCAGCTCTGGCGGGGGTGGCGCCCTTCGTGCACGACAGCGGCCAGATGCGAGGCCAAGCTCATATCGCGGGCGGTCGATTGTCGGTGCGCTGCGCCCTCTACATGGCCACAAATCTCAGCCATCCGCGCCAACCCACCCATCAAAACCTTCTATCAAAGGCTCCGCAGCCAAGGCAAACCAGCAAAGCTTGCCATCGTCGCCGCCATGCGGAAGCTGCTCACCACCGCAAACGCCATCCTCGCAAACGACGCACCTTGGATCCCAAGCCCCGCTTGACTTCAAACACGGTTGCTCAAGGGGGAGGGGAGCCGAACCTGCCCGAATTGCCGGTTTCGCCAAGCCGTGCCGCAGCTTAG
- a CDS encoding ABC transporter ATP-binding protein, whose amino-acid sequence MRGVGGRVGGGGRGANGPDIPDALPFDKGERLKTFRHLGRLFAQMWRTSPWLMGLSIGLRLIVAIQPPLVLLLTKLIIDEVVHQTSLGVPGPELNDWLQSGRLTYLALLLGAEFALVFARDAFNRAVNVVDNILGESHSNAVSLELMEHAAKLDLKHFEQSEYQDRLERARRQASSRSTVISQVFGQAQAMITAIALAAGLFVYAPLLIGLLALALIPAVWGEFRFNRLAYWISHNRSPERRQLEYLRQIGASADSAKEIKLFGLGDFLSGRFKVLSGQILSENRNLSIKRALQTGLLASISTLTYYAAYAYIVWRTLHGEFSIGTLVFLSGSFSQLNGYLQQILIGFTQIAGQSLYLDDLFSFFEIKPTILEPKHPKSFPLPVKQGIAFDNVGFRYPGSENWAVRNLSFTVPAGETLALVGENGAGKTTIVKLMTRLYDPDEGRITLDGIDLKEFSTADLHTHIGVIFQDFLRYSFTASDNIGVGRIEVAGDRQRIVSAAEQSLADPVIRKLPEGYDQMLGRTFLKGQDLSGGEWQKIAIARAYMRNAEIIILDEPTAALDARAEAEVFTRFKNLAEGTTAVLISHRFSTVRMADRIVVLADGKVEEQGTHAELMVNGGRYAELFELQAAGYR is encoded by the coding sequence ATGCGTGGTGTCGGCGGTAGGGTTGGAGGCGGGGGACGCGGAGCGAACGGCCCCGATATTCCTGACGCACTACCGTTCGACAAGGGCGAGCGGCTGAAAACCTTCCGCCACCTCGGCCGGCTCTTTGCCCAGATGTGGCGGACCAGCCCCTGGTTGATGGGGCTGTCGATCGGGCTTCGACTCATCGTCGCCATCCAGCCGCCGCTGGTGCTGCTGCTCACCAAGCTGATCATCGATGAGGTGGTGCACCAGACGAGCCTCGGCGTGCCCGGGCCTGAGCTGAACGATTGGCTGCAGAGCGGGCGACTGACTTACCTGGCGCTGCTGCTCGGGGCGGAGTTCGCGCTGGTGTTTGCCCGCGATGCCTTCAACCGCGCCGTCAACGTGGTCGACAACATCCTCGGCGAAAGCCACTCCAATGCGGTCAGCCTCGAGCTGATGGAACATGCGGCAAAGCTAGACCTCAAGCATTTCGAGCAGTCCGAGTATCAGGACCGGCTGGAGCGGGCGCGCCGCCAGGCCTCGAGCCGCTCGACCGTCATCTCGCAGGTGTTCGGCCAGGCCCAGGCGATGATTACCGCCATCGCGCTCGCCGCAGGCCTCTTCGTCTATGCGCCGCTACTGATCGGGTTGTTGGCGCTGGCCTTGATCCCGGCGGTCTGGGGCGAATTCCGCTTCAACCGGCTGGCCTACTGGATTTCGCACAACCGTTCGCCCGAACGGCGGCAGCTCGAATACCTGCGCCAGATCGGCGCCAGCGCCGACAGCGCCAAGGAGATCAAACTGTTCGGGCTCGGGGATTTCCTCTCCGGCCGTTTCAAGGTGCTGAGTGGCCAGATCCTGAGCGAGAACCGGAACCTCTCCATCAAGCGAGCGCTGCAGACCGGGCTGCTCGCCTCGATCTCGACGCTGACCTATTACGCCGCCTACGCCTATATCGTCTGGCGGACGCTCCATGGCGAGTTCTCCATCGGCACGCTGGTGTTTCTGTCGGGCAGCTTCTCGCAGCTCAACGGCTACCTGCAGCAGATCCTGATCGGCTTCACCCAGATCGCCGGGCAGTCGCTCTATCTCGACGACCTGTTCAGCTTCTTCGAGATCAAGCCGACCATTCTCGAGCCGAAACACCCAAAGTCGTTCCCGCTGCCGGTCAAGCAGGGCATCGCGTTCGACAATGTCGGCTTCCGCTATCCAGGCTCCGAGAACTGGGCGGTGCGCAATCTGAGCTTCACCGTGCCTGCCGGCGAGACGCTGGCGCTGGTGGGAGAGAACGGCGCCGGCAAGACCACCATCGTCAAGCTCATGACCCGGCTCTACGACCCGGACGAAGGTCGCATCACGCTCGACGGCATCGATCTCAAGGAATTTTCGACCGCCGACCTCCACACCCATATCGGGGTGATCTTCCAGGATTTCCTGCGCTACAGCTTCACCGCCTCGGACAATATCGGCGTCGGCCGCATCGAGGTGGCAGGCGATCGCCAGCGCATCGTCTCGGCCGCCGAACAGAGCCTCGCCGATCCGGTGATCCGAAAGCTCCCCGAGGGTTACGACCAGATGCTTGGCCGCACTTTCCTCAAGGGTCAGGATCTGTCGGGCGGCGAGTGGCAGAAGATCGCCATCGCCCGCGCCTATATGCGCAATGCCGAGATCATCATCCTCGACGAGCCGACCGCGGCGCTCGACGCCCGCGCCGAGGCGGAAGTCTTCACGCGGTTCAAGAACCTCGCCGAAGGCACCACCGCCGTGCTGATCTCGCACCGCTTCTCCACCGTCCGCATGGCCGACCGCATCGTGGTCCTGGCCGACGGAAAGGTAGAAGAGCAGGGGACGCACGCCGAGCTGATGGTGAATGGCGGGCGCTACGCCGAGCTGTTCGAGCTGCAGGCGGCTGGGTATCGCTGA
- a CDS encoding ATP-dependent Clp protease proteolytic subunit, with the protein MRDMMQLVPMVIEQSTRGERSFDIFSRLLRERIIFVNGEVEDQMAALICAQLLFLESENPGKEISLYINSPGGVVTAGLAIYDTMQFIKSPVSTLCMGTAYSMGSFLLAGGAPGRRMALPNASILVHQPSGGAQGKVTDVLIHAEESRKVKARINRIYSKHCGRTIEEVEQTLDRDRYMSPEEARDWGLIDAIFTERAELAMPVPELPMGR; encoded by the coding sequence ATGCGCGACATGATGCAGCTCGTCCCTATGGTCATCGAACAGTCGACCCGCGGCGAGCGTTCGTTCGATATCTTCTCGCGGCTGCTGCGAGAGAGGATCATCTTCGTCAATGGCGAGGTCGAGGACCAGATGGCGGCGCTGATCTGCGCCCAACTGCTGTTTCTCGAGTCCGAGAATCCGGGGAAGGAAATCTCGCTCTACATCAATTCACCCGGCGGCGTGGTGACGGCCGGGCTCGCCATCTACGACACCATGCAGTTCATCAAGTCGCCGGTCTCGACGCTCTGCATGGGCACCGCCTATTCGATGGGCTCGTTCCTGCTGGCTGGCGGCGCGCCCGGCCGGCGCATGGCCCTGCCCAATGCCTCGATCCTCGTGCACCAGCCCTCGGGCGGAGCGCAGGGCAAGGTGACGGACGTGCTCATCCATGCCGAGGAGAGCCGCAAGGTGAAGGCGCGGATCAACCGCATCTATTCGAAGCATTGTGGACGCACGATCGAGGAAGTCGAACAGACGCTCGACCGCGACCGCTACATGTCGCCGGAAGAAGCACGTGACTGGGGGCTGATCGACGCGATCTTCACCGAGCGGGCAGAGCTGGCGATGCCGGTGCCGGAACTGCCGATGGGGCGATGA
- a CDS encoding SRPBCC family protein, which produces MSEPKSMPERVMVECALDAAPEKVWRALSVPEFRDSWLTPKADGAHYSAEVLEAEPPRRLTLSWREGDDDAAELVTFTLSPTSTGGTWLRLVHDRVAAPMRVPIPANANTMMLRAA; this is translated from the coding sequence ATGAGCGAGCCAAAAAGCATGCCCGAGCGGGTGATGGTGGAGTGCGCGCTCGACGCGGCGCCCGAAAAAGTGTGGCGGGCGCTGTCGGTCCCGGAATTCCGCGACAGCTGGCTGACCCCGAAGGCCGATGGGGCACACTATTCCGCCGAAGTCCTCGAAGCGGAGCCGCCGCGGCGGCTGACGCTCAGCTGGCGCGAAGGCGATGACGACGCAGCGGAACTGGTGACCTTCACCCTGTCGCCGACGTCGACCGGCGGCACCTGGCTGCGCCTGGTGCATGATCGGGTGGCAGCGCCGATGCGCGTGCCGATCCCGGCCAATGCCAACACCATGATGCTGCGCGCCGCCTAA
- a CDS encoding ArsR/SmtB family transcription factor, with protein sequence MEADIFKALADPNRRAMLERLAAGELNATALRQGFEISQPAMSQHIAVLRGAGLITERREGRSVHYAVNPDGMAPLTDWLARYQAFWPERLGRLRDFLKEMDQ encoded by the coding sequence ATGGAAGCAGATATCTTCAAGGCGCTGGCCGACCCCAACCGCCGCGCCATGCTGGAGCGCCTGGCGGCGGGGGAGCTGAACGCCACGGCATTGCGGCAGGGTTTCGAGATCAGCCAGCCGGCGATGTCGCAGCACATCGCGGTGCTGCGTGGCGCCGGGCTGATCACCGAGCGGCGCGAAGGGCGAAGCGTGCACTACGCGGTGAACCCCGACGGCATGGCGCCGCTGACCGATTGGCTGGCCCGCTACCAGGCCTTCTGGCCGGAGCGCCTGGGCCGGCTGCGAGATTTCCTCAAGGAGATGGACCAATGA
- a CDS encoding ATP-binding cassette domain-containing protein produces the protein MYGSIKIRGARENNLKNVSLDIPKRKITVFTGVSGSGKSSLVFGTIAAESQRLINETYPAFVQQFMPHYGQPDADVLENISAAIIVDQQRLGGNSRSTVATVTDAAQMLRVIFSRAAEPKLGAPGLYSYNDPRGMCPDCEGIGQVAAMDMSAVVDETKSLNQGALLPKDFAVDSWYWEIYRNSGLFDMDKPVSKFTAEERENLFNLDDGRKIKVGKIGLTYEGVVAKLKKGLGSKDPENLQPHVRVEYDKIFTRRTCPACGGARLNAAALASKVNGRSIAECSAMQVSDLAPFVRSIEAPSIKPMIEALAARLENLVTIGLGYLSLDRESSTLSGGESQRVKMVRHLGSSLTDITYVFDEPSVGLHPHDVGPLAGLMQQLRDKGNTVLIVEHKPDMIAIADHVVDMGPLAGSKGGEIVYQGDFAGLLTSGTLTGNHMKKHQPIKTEGRKPKGQLKIAHARTNNLRDVSVAIPEGVLTVVTGVAGAGKSSLIQGALPVAYPDTVIIDQNLNRGSSRSNTATYTGILDTVRKTFAKANGVDAALFSANSKGACPDCKGLGVTYTDLAHMDPVASVCETCEGKRFTDEVLQHKLRGKAISDVYEMSVAEAAEFFTEPAIARILKGLDDVGLGYLTLGQPLSTLSGGERQRLKLAAELGKSGNIYVLDEPTTGLHMNDVDTLIGLFDRLVDAGSTVIVIEHNLDVISRADWVIDLGPGAGHQGGSVVFEGTPTGLRDAKGSLTGAALAARG, from the coding sequence ATGTACGGCTCGATCAAGATCCGCGGGGCGCGGGAGAACAACCTCAAGAACGTGTCGCTCGATATCCCCAAGCGGAAGATCACGGTGTTCACCGGGGTTTCCGGGTCGGGCAAGTCCTCGCTGGTGTTCGGCACCATCGCGGCCGAGAGCCAGCGGCTGATCAACGAGACCTATCCGGCGTTCGTGCAGCAGTTCATGCCGCATTACGGCCAGCCCGACGCCGACGTGCTCGAGAACATCTCAGCTGCCATCATCGTCGATCAGCAGCGGCTGGGCGGCAACTCGCGTTCCACCGTCGCCACCGTCACCGACGCGGCGCAGATGCTGCGGGTGATTTTCTCGCGCGCCGCCGAGCCGAAGCTGGGCGCCCCGGGACTCTATTCCTACAACGATCCGCGCGGCATGTGCCCCGATTGCGAGGGCATTGGCCAGGTCGCGGCGATGGACATGAGCGCCGTGGTCGACGAAACCAAATCGCTCAACCAGGGCGCGCTGCTGCCCAAGGATTTCGCCGTCGACAGCTGGTACTGGGAGATTTACCGGAACTCCGGCCTCTTCGACATGGACAAGCCGGTTTCGAAGTTCACCGCCGAGGAGCGGGAAAACCTGTTCAACCTCGACGACGGCCGCAAGATCAAGGTCGGCAAGATCGGACTGACCTACGAGGGCGTGGTCGCCAAGCTGAAGAAGGGGCTGGGCTCCAAGGACCCCGAGAACCTGCAGCCGCATGTGCGGGTCGAGTACGACAAGATCTTCACCCGCAGGACCTGCCCGGCCTGCGGCGGCGCTCGGCTCAATGCGGCGGCACTGGCGAGCAAGGTGAACGGCAGGTCGATCGCCGAGTGTTCGGCAATGCAGGTTTCCGACCTCGCGCCCTTCGTCCGCTCGATCGAGGCGCCGTCGATCAAGCCAATGATCGAGGCGCTGGCGGCGCGGCTCGAGAACCTCGTCACCATCGGGCTGGGTTACCTGAGCCTCGACCGCGAAAGCTCGACGCTCTCGGGCGGCGAAAGCCAGCGGGTTAAGATGGTGCGCCATCTCGGCTCGTCGCTGACCGACATCACCTATGTGTTCGACGAGCCGAGCGTCGGACTGCACCCGCATGATGTCGGCCCACTGGCCGGGCTGATGCAGCAGCTCAGGGACAAGGGCAACACCGTGCTGATCGTCGAGCACAAGCCTGACATGATCGCCATCGCCGACCATGTGGTCGATATGGGGCCCCTCGCCGGATCGAAAGGCGGCGAGATCGTCTACCAAGGCGATTTCGCCGGGCTGCTGACCTCGGGCACACTCACCGGCAACCACATGAAAAAGCACCAGCCGATCAAGACCGAGGGCCGGAAGCCCAAGGGGCAGCTGAAGATCGCCCATGCCAGGACCAACAACCTGCGCGATGTGTCGGTGGCGATCCCCGAGGGCGTGCTGACGGTAGTGACGGGCGTTGCCGGCGCGGGCAAGAGCTCGTTGATCCAGGGCGCGCTCCCAGTCGCCTACCCGGACACCGTGATCATCGACCAGAACCTCAACCGTGGCTCGTCGCGCTCCAATACCGCAACCTATACGGGCATCCTCGACACGGTGCGGAAGACCTTCGCCAAGGCCAACGGGGTCGATGCGGCGCTGTTTTCCGCCAACTCGAAAGGCGCCTGTCCGGACTGCAAGGGTCTGGGGGTCACCTATACCGACCTCGCGCACATGGACCCGGTGGCCAGCGTCTGCGAGACCTGCGAGGGCAAGCGCTTCACCGACGAGGTGCTGCAGCACAAGCTGCGCGGCAAGGCGATCAGCGACGTCTACGAGATGAGCGTCGCCGAGGCGGCCGAGTTCTTCACCGAGCCGGCGATCGCCAGGATCCTCAAGGGGCTCGACGATGTCGGGCTCGGCTACCTGACATTGGGCCAGCCGCTGTCGACACTGTCGGGCGGCGAACGGCAACGACTGAAGCTTGCGGCGGAGCTCGGCAAATCGGGCAATATCTACGTGCTCGACGAACCCACCACCGGGCTCCACATGAACGATGTCGACACGCTGATCGGGCTGTTCGACCGGCTGGTGGACGCCGGCTCGACGGTGATCGTCATCGAGCACAATCTCGACGTGATCAGCCGGGCCGACTGGGTGATCGACCTCGGACCGGGGGCCGGCCACCAGGGCGGCAGCGTGGTGTTCGAGGGGACGCCGACGGGGCTCCGGGACGCCAAGGGGAGTCTGACGGGGGCGGCGCTGGCGGCGCGTGGGTAG
- a CDS encoding ABC transporter permease produces MSFFRDVATSFTREMKPTLADPSWMAFGLVQPVLYLAFFVPLLDVGGSTAEALQWFVPGMIVMLTLFGTAMVGWSLTEELMSGVLERFLATPMSRPALIFGRSLKEMFPLALQALALILLAWPFGLELHRFQMLFGLALLALFGAGVAALSYALAIAARHNTSLFYMVSQSVALPLMLLGGVLLPIENGPGWLYIASRFNPLTYLIEAERALFAGEMLSATVLWGVLVALGTAVVGLSIGARAIRKASL; encoded by the coding sequence ATGAGCTTCTTTCGTGACGTTGCGACCTCATTCACGCGCGAGATGAAACCGACCCTGGCCGATCCATCCTGGATGGCGTTCGGTCTGGTGCAGCCTGTGCTCTATCTCGCCTTCTTCGTGCCGCTGCTCGATGTCGGCGGCTCGACCGCCGAGGCGCTGCAGTGGTTCGTACCCGGGATGATCGTCATGCTGACGCTGTTCGGCACCGCGATGGTGGGCTGGAGCCTCACCGAGGAGCTGATGAGCGGGGTGCTCGAGCGCTTCCTTGCCACGCCGATGAGCCGGCCGGCGCTGATCTTCGGCCGCTCGCTCAAGGAAATGTTCCCGCTGGCGCTGCAGGCGCTGGCGCTGATTCTGCTGGCCTGGCCGTTCGGGCTCGAGCTCCATCGGTTCCAGATGCTGTTCGGACTCGCGCTGCTGGCCCTGTTCGGCGCCGGAGTGGCGGCGCTCTCCTATGCGCTGGCCATCGCGGCGCGGCACAATACCTCGCTGTTCTACATGGTGAGCCAGTCGGTGGCGCTGCCGCTGATGCTGCTGGGCGGGGTGCTGCTACCGATCGAGAACGGGCCGGGCTGGCTGTACATCGCCAGCCGCTTCAACCCGCTGACCTACCTGATCGAGGCAGAACGGGCGCTGTTCGCCGGCGAGATGCTCAGCGCCACAGTACTTTGGGGGGTGCTGGTGGCGCTCGGCACCGCGGTGGTCGGGCTCAGCATCGGCGCACGGGCGATCCGCAAGGCGAGCCTCTGA